Proteins encoded in a region of the Armatimonadota bacterium genome:
- a CDS encoding polysaccharide deacetylase family protein, with protein sequence MPWLVGAVLLAGCTRPVHSPPAVSRPDVPRKEPRRAAPTLPDVTPDLKGRTIVLTYHDFVPHRNASSLWFDCTPDEFRDQLDWLEGQGAVFVTVDDLYRHLTEARTIDKNAVLLTFADNYLGFYRFALPELRKRKIPAVMFVHTGFVGGRTGRPKMDWRQLQELSDEGLVVVASQTVTHPADLSKLDDAGLKRELTASKAQLETKLGGTSRYLAYPNGKFDERCAHAARSAGYAMAFTEEQRPSETAKSVWTVPRYVHTKWKAAWEDKWAPNRPSSSR encoded by the coding sequence TTGCCCTGGCTCGTGGGCGCCGTCCTTCTCGCCGGATGTACGCGGCCGGTCCACTCGCCCCCTGCGGTGTCTCGACCGGACGTTCCTCGCAAGGAGCCCCGGAGGGCTGCTCCGACGCTTCCCGACGTCACTCCCGACCTCAAGGGTCGGACGATCGTCCTGACCTACCACGACTTTGTCCCGCACAGGAACGCGTCCAGCTTGTGGTTCGACTGTACGCCTGACGAATTTCGCGATCAGTTGGACTGGCTAGAAGGCCAGGGCGCCGTCTTCGTCACCGTAGACGACCTCTATCGGCACTTGACGGAGGCTAGGACGATCGACAAGAACGCTGTCCTCCTCACTTTTGCAGACAACTACTTGGGCTTCTATCGGTTCGCCTTGCCCGAACTCCGGAAAAGGAAGATCCCGGCCGTCATGTTCGTCCATACGGGGTTCGTCGGGGGGAGGACGGGCCGCCCCAAGATGGATTGGCGACAACTCCAAGAACTCTCGGACGAAGGGCTGGTCGTGGTCGCCAGCCAGACGGTCACGCATCCGGCCGACCTCTCGAAACTGGACGACGCGGGCCTGAAGCGGGAGCTGACGGCGTCCAAGGCCCAGTTGGAAACAAAACTCGGCGGGACCTCACGATATCTGGCGTATCCCAACGGGAAGTTCGATGAGCGGTGCGCCCATGCGGCCCGTTCCGCCGGATATGCGATGGCCTTCACCGAAGAGCAGCGTCCGTCCGAAACGGCCAAGTCGGTTTGGACCGTGCCACGGTACGTCCACACGAAGTGGAAGGCCGCTTGGGAGGACAAGTGGGCCCCAAACCGGCCATCGTCCTCTAGATAG
- a CDS encoding multicopper oxidase domain-containing protein, translated as MRPSRRDFLITGAAALGAGPLARFAGARTVQPRIQFVNQLPVPPVIDMRSGGSLTMRVKRAKQWFGISRPGSVRPGTTIYGYEGRYPGPTILARHNVPIEVKWVNELVDSMGMPFPHMLPIDNTVHWADPYKDGSNRAVPIVTHLHGAHTASQSDGHPDAWHLPNLERVGRLYWPTYLYENTQESGTLWYHDHTLGITRLNVFAGMAGAYLLTDDNEQYLIDHDMLPKPKYDVPLLIQDKMFDATGQLFYPADAETEGVPYPSVLPEFFGDTICVNGMAWPVLDVEPRTYRFRVINGCDSRFLHIFLDPQQFMFQVGADQGFFNTPSPQSGMLLGPAERADIVMDFRGQEGTTIVMYNTAKGPYPFGDPPDPETAGRIMAFRVSKPLDQSVPIAELPENLRPVLGPVPDFGTPVRKRRLVLFEQLDEYGRLLPKLGTAENGVMGWNDPVTETPRVGDVEEWEIFNLTEDAHTVHIHLVGFLLKNRQEFSAKADPRNGKLDIVYFVEKAVIPETGELGFKDTVHAYPDDCTRLLMRFDKPGDYMWHCHIASHEDHEMMRPITVLP; from the coding sequence ATGCGACCGTCTCGACGGGATTTCTTGATCACCGGCGCCGCTGCCCTCGGCGCTGGGCCGCTGGCCCGGTTCGCTGGAGCCCGAACGGTCCAGCCGCGGATCCAGTTCGTCAACCAGCTTCCGGTCCCTCCGGTCATCGACATGCGGTCAGGCGGGTCTTTGACGATGCGGGTCAAGCGCGCCAAACAGTGGTTCGGAATCAGCCGACCCGGCTCGGTCCGCCCTGGGACGACGATCTACGGCTACGAGGGTCGCTATCCCGGGCCCACGATCCTTGCCCGGCACAACGTGCCGATCGAAGTCAAGTGGGTCAACGAGCTCGTCGACTCGATGGGAATGCCGTTCCCCCATATGTTGCCGATCGACAACACGGTGCACTGGGCTGACCCGTACAAAGACGGATCGAACCGCGCCGTTCCGATCGTTACCCACCTTCACGGCGCCCATACGGCCTCCCAAAGCGACGGCCACCCGGATGCTTGGCACCTGCCGAATCTGGAACGGGTCGGACGCTTGTACTGGCCGACCTACCTCTACGAGAACACGCAAGAATCGGGGACGCTCTGGTACCACGATCACACTCTCGGGATCACGCGCCTCAACGTATTCGCCGGTATGGCGGGCGCCTACTTGTTGACGGACGACAACGAGCAGTACTTGATCGACCATGACATGCTGCCGAAGCCGAAGTACGACGTTCCCTTGCTGATCCAGGACAAGATGTTCGACGCTACCGGACAGTTGTTCTATCCGGCGGACGCTGAAACCGAAGGCGTCCCGTACCCCAGTGTCTTGCCCGAGTTCTTCGGGGACACGATCTGTGTCAACGGCATGGCCTGGCCCGTCTTGGACGTCGAGCCCAGGACGTACCGCTTCCGCGTCATCAACGGCTGTGACTCAAGGTTCCTGCACATCTTCCTTGATCCTCAACAGTTCATGTTCCAGGTCGGTGCGGACCAAGGGTTCTTCAACACCCCCAGTCCTCAGTCCGGAATGCTTCTGGGCCCGGCCGAGCGCGCCGACATCGTCATGGATTTTCGGGGTCAAGAAGGCACGACGATCGTCATGTACAACACGGCGAAGGGGCCTTATCCCTTCGGCGATCCGCCCGATCCCGAGACAGCAGGCCGGATCATGGCGTTCCGGGTCTCCAAGCCTCTGGACCAGAGCGTTCCGATCGCCGAGCTGCCCGAAAACCTTCGACCGGTCCTCGGCCCGGTCCCGGATTTCGGGACCCCTGTCCGCAAGCGCCGCCTGGTCTTGTTCGAACAACTGGACGAATACGGCCGGCTCCTACCGAAACTGGGTACGGCCGAAAACGGCGTGATGGGTTGGAACGACCCCGTGACGGAGACCCCTCGGGTCGGTGACGTCGAAGAATGGGAGATCTTCAATCTGACGGAGGACGCCCATACGGTCCACATCCATCTCGTCGGCTTCTTGCTGAAAAACCGGCAGGAGTTCTCGGCCAAAGCCGATCCACGGAACGGCAAACTCGACATCGTCTACTTCGTCGAAAAGGCGGTCATTCCGGAAACGGGCGAACTCGGGTTCAAAGACACGGTCCACGCCTACCCGGACGACTGCACACGGCTTCTCATGAGGTTCGACAAGCCAGGCGACTACATGTGGCACTGCCACATCGCGTCCCACGAAGACCATGAGATGATGCGGCCGATCACCGTCCTTCCATAA
- the serC gene encoding 3-phosphoserine/phosphohydroxythreonine transaminase has product MAIATKRVFNFSAGPGVLPVPVLEKARDGMLDWNGSGMGVMEMSHRGKTFLQIAEQTEADFRTLCSISDDYRVLFLQGGASLQFTMLAQNFLHGGTADYIVTGTWGEKAVQAAALEGQANVVWTGKASNYNTVPNLGDLSYSPGRAYTHITTNETIQGVDFLADPKLEGDVICDMSSCIASRPFDMSRYAMVYAGAQKNLGPAGCTIVVLRKDMLERVPSGLPPMLDYKVQADNDSMYNTPPTWSMYVCGLVFRHWLDFGGLEAVARNNEAKAKVVYDAIDGSGGFYKGHAERHCQSRMNIAFTLADDSLTDSFVAEAKAEGMLELKGHRSVGGCRASTYNAFPIEGCQALASFMAQFAKKNG; this is encoded by the coding sequence ATGGCGATCGCGACAAAACGCGTGTTCAACTTTTCGGCCGGACCCGGAGTCCTTCCCGTCCCGGTGCTCGAGAAGGCGAGGGACGGCATGTTGGACTGGAACGGAAGCGGTATGGGCGTCATGGAGATGAGCCACCGTGGCAAGACGTTCCTTCAGATCGCAGAGCAGACCGAAGCCGATTTTCGCACGTTGTGCTCGATTTCGGACGACTACCGGGTCTTGTTCCTCCAAGGTGGCGCGAGCCTGCAGTTCACGATGCTTGCTCAGAACTTCCTGCACGGTGGGACTGCCGACTACATCGTCACCGGGACATGGGGCGAGAAAGCGGTCCAGGCCGCTGCCCTGGAAGGTCAGGCGAACGTCGTCTGGACGGGCAAGGCATCCAATTACAATACGGTTCCAAACCTGGGTGATCTGTCGTATTCTCCAGGAAGAGCCTATACACACATCACGACCAACGAGACGATCCAAGGCGTCGACTTCCTAGCCGATCCGAAGCTTGAAGGCGACGTGATCTGCGACATGTCGAGTTGCATCGCCAGCCGCCCGTTCGACATGTCCCGATACGCGATGGTCTACGCCGGGGCCCAAAAGAACCTCGGGCCGGCGGGCTGTACGATCGTCGTCCTCCGCAAAGACATGCTGGAGCGGGTGCCGAGCGGTCTGCCTCCGATGCTCGACTACAAGGTGCAGGCCGACAACGACTCGATGTACAACACGCCGCCGACGTGGTCGATGTACGTCTGCGGGCTCGTTTTCCGCCACTGGTTGGACTTCGGCGGACTGGAGGCCGTCGCTCGGAACAACGAAGCCAAAGCCAAGGTGGTCTACGACGCGATCGACGGGTCTGGCGGGTTCTATAAAGGTCACGCCGAGCGGCACTGCCAGAGCAGGATGAACATCGCCTTCACGCTCGCCGACGACTCCTTGACGGACAGCTTCGTCGCCGAAGCAAAGGCCGAAGGAATGTTGGAGCTCAAGGGCCACAGGAGCGTCGGCGGGTGCCGCGCCAGCACCTACAACGCTTTTCCGATCGAAGGCTGTCAAGCGCTGGCTTCGTTCATGGCCCAGTTCGCCAAGAAGAACGGCTGA
- a CDS encoding DNA-3-methyladenine glycosylase I: MAVQRCSWCEGSDAYRQYHDTEWGVPSRDDRHLFELLILEGAQAGLSWSTVLNRREGYRAAYQGFDADQVAAYGEDDVARLVADPGIIRNQAKVRSSIKNAKAFLDVAGEFGSFSTYLWKFVNDKPVQNKWTALDQVPAVTPLAATISKDLKRRGFGFVGPTIVYAYMQAAGLVNDHLVDCFRHEECARPG, encoded by the coding sequence ATGGCGGTCCAAAGGTGTTCATGGTGTGAAGGCTCGGACGCCTACCGTCAATATCACGACACCGAATGGGGGGTCCCGAGCCGGGACGACCGCCATCTGTTCGAACTCTTGATCCTCGAGGGGGCCCAGGCCGGTCTGAGTTGGTCGACCGTCTTGAACCGTCGCGAAGGCTATCGCGCTGCCTACCAAGGTTTCGACGCTGACCAGGTCGCGGCCTATGGCGAGGACGACGTGGCGCGGCTCGTGGCCGACCCCGGCATCATCCGGAACCAGGCCAAGGTGCGTTCTTCGATCAAGAACGCGAAGGCTTTCCTTGACGTCGCAGGAGAATTCGGATCGTTCTCAACTTATCTGTGGAAATTCGTGAACGACAAACCTGTACAGAACAAATGGACGGCCTTAGATCAGGTTCCGGCGGTCACTCCCCTCGCGGCCACGATCAGCAAGGACTTGAAGAGGCGGGGGTTCGGGTTCGTCGGCCCGACGATCGTCTACGCGTACATGCAGGCCGCCGGACTCGTCAACGACCATCTTGTCGATTGCTTCCGCCATGAAGAGTGCGCCCGGCCGGGATAG